In Halopelagius inordinatus, a single genomic region encodes these proteins:
- a CDS encoding DUF309 domain-containing protein has product MDEHTRDPSVAPPLGDPTGWRTDERVWEHATLRRAVEHGVRLFNSGDYHESHDCFEDEWYNYGSGNRESAFLHGMVQVAAGAYKHFDFDSDAGMRSLFTTALEYLRGTPDDFYGVDVADIRETLTDALEDPTVIHGWQITIDGQRPEAYDADYEYAERLD; this is encoded by the coding sequence ATGGACGAACACACCCGCGACCCGAGCGTCGCCCCGCCACTCGGGGACCCGACGGGGTGGCGAACGGACGAACGCGTGTGGGAACACGCGACGCTCCGTCGCGCAGTCGAACACGGCGTCCGTCTGTTCAACTCGGGCGACTACCACGAGAGCCACGACTGCTTCGAAGACGAGTGGTACAACTACGGTTCCGGAAACAGAGAGTCCGCCTTCCTCCACGGGATGGTCCAAGTCGCCGCCGGTGCGTACAAGCACTTCGATTTCGACAGCGACGCGGGCATGCGGTCTCTCTTCACGACCGCCTTGGAGTATCTCCGGGGCACGCCCGACGACTTCTACGGCGTCGACGTCGCGGATATCCGCGAGACGCTGACGGACGCGCTCGAAGACCCGACGGTCATCCACGGCTGGCAGATAACGATAGACGGCCAGAGACCCGAGGCGTACGACGCAGACTACGAGTACGCCGAGAGACTGGACTGA
- a CDS encoding M14 family metallopeptidase, with the protein MQIYELGEGTPEVAVVGTIHGDEPCGVRAIERFVATEPDVERPVKLVVANEEALEANVRYLEEDLNRVFPGDPNADSHERRLAHDLLREVRGCTTLSLHSTQSYGKPFALVDTVGAVSRSICPFLPIEELVETAEFVGGRLIDHAHTIDVECGLQGTDEAAENAYWLVRAFLAATGVLAAPLEEGTEAPLSLERRGADEVAVYRMLERIPKEPASTYEVFVDNFELVSEGDRFAAADDREFTADRDFYPVLLSAYGYEDVFGFAADKVGTLA; encoded by the coding sequence ATGCAAATCTACGAACTGGGGGAGGGAACGCCGGAGGTGGCCGTCGTCGGGACCATCCACGGCGACGAACCCTGCGGCGTCAGAGCCATAGAGCGATTCGTCGCGACGGAACCCGACGTGGAACGCCCGGTGAAACTCGTCGTCGCGAACGAGGAGGCTCTCGAAGCGAACGTTCGCTACCTCGAAGAGGACCTCAACCGCGTCTTCCCCGGCGACCCGAACGCCGACAGCCACGAACGCCGACTCGCCCACGACCTGCTTCGCGAGGTTCGGGGCTGTACGACGCTCTCTCTGCACTCGACGCAGTCGTACGGAAAGCCGTTCGCCCTCGTCGACACCGTCGGGGCCGTCTCGCGGTCTATCTGTCCGTTCTTGCCCATCGAGGAACTAGTCGAAACCGCGGAGTTCGTCGGCGGCCGCCTCATCGACCACGCCCACACCATCGACGTCGAGTGCGGCCTCCAAGGAACCGACGAGGCCGCGGAGAACGCGTACTGGCTCGTCCGGGCGTTTCTCGCCGCCACGGGCGTGCTCGCCGCACCTCTCGAAGAGGGGACCGAAGCCCCCCTCTCGTTGGAACGGCGCGGCGCGGACGAAGTGGCGGTCTACCGGATGCTCGAACGCATCCCGAAGGAACCCGCGAGCACGTACGAGGTGTTCGTGGACAACTTCGAACTCGTCTCGGAAGGCGACCGGTTCGCGGCGGCGGACGACCGAGAGTTCACCGCCGACCGCGACTTCTACCCGGTGCTTCTCTCCGCGTACGGGTACGAGGACGTGTTCGGCTTCGCCGCCGACAAAGTCGGAACGCTCGCCTGA